The DNA sequence CACGTCTTTTAGCTAAAACTTTTGTTGATAATATTGCTACTCAAATTGTTACTTCTTCTAAAGTTGGTGATATGAAGTCTGTAGATCAGTTAATGAGTAAAAACTCACTTAAGTGGGAAACTATTGGCTGGGTTAAGCGCGATACCACTAAAGCTAATACCTCAATTGTCAACAAGGTATTTGCATTACCAAAACCAAAAACTGATCCGGTCTTCAGCGCTCAGAGTCTAGATAAAAGAAATGCACTTGTTATTAATTTAACCGGTGTAAAGGTTTCTAAGTCTAAAGCTTCAAAAGCTAATCTTGAAAAGATATTGCTAGGTTTTGAATCTAATGAAGTTTTTGTGAATATCTTGCAAGCACTTAGATCTAAAGCTGAAATCAAAGTGTTTAATTCAAAACTATAAATTGCTTGGAGTTATAAAGGGCTTAAGATAAAAAGATACAAATAGACACAAAAAAGCCTTGAATTTTCAAGGCTTTTTTTGTTTAATAAAATTTTTTCTATCTTTATTCTGGACCTTTATCATAAAAACTGTAACCAGAGTCGATATAGGTTACTTCACCTGTAATACCAGAAGCTAAATCAGAACATAAGAAGGCTGCTGCATTACCTACTTCTTCAGTAGTTACGGTACGCTTAAGTGCTGAAGAGTCTGCTGCATAGTCAAGTAGCTTGCCAAAGTCTTTAATACCAGAAGCAGCCAATGTCTTAATCGGACCAGCAGATACAGCATTAACACGAATACCGCGCTCAGGTCCAAGTGCAGCAGCCATATAACGCACATTTGCCTCAAGTGATGCCTTAGCAACACCCATGACGTTGTAGTTAGGGATGGCGCGAATAGCACCTAGATAGCTAACAGTTAGCAGAGCACCATTATCATTTAGCATGGATGAAGCATATTTAGCAAGGGCTGTAAAGCTGTATGAACTAACGTCATGCGCTGCTGCAAAATTTTCACGGGTAGTCACTTCGACATAATTTCCATTCAGTGCTTCACGAGGAGCAAATGCCACTGAGTGCACGATAATGTCAAAATTATCCCAGTGGCTTTTAAGCTCTGTAAAGGTTTGCTGAATGCCTTCATCTGTGGCGACGTCACATTCAATAACAATATTGGAGTTACATACTTCAGCACATTTATCAACACGTTTTTTTAATTTTTCGTTTTGATAAGTAAGCGCAATCTCACATCCTTGTTTAGCCAT is a window from the Candidatus Thioglobus sp. genome containing:
- a CDS encoding enoyl-ACP reductase, with protein sequence MGFMTGKKALIVGVASNRSIAWGIAEAMAKQGCEIALTYQNEKLKKRVDKCAEVCNSNIVIECDVATDEGIQQTFTELKSHWDNFDIIVHSVAFAPREALNGNYVEVTTRENFAAAHDVSSYSFTALAKYASSMLNDNGALLTVSYLGAIRAIPNYNVMGVAKASLEANVRYMAAALGPERGIRVNAVSAGPIKTLAASGIKDFGKLLDYAADSSALKRTVTTEEVGNAAAFLCSDLASGITGEVTYIDSGYSFYDKGPE